One Triticum dicoccoides isolate Atlit2015 ecotype Zavitan chromosome 4B, WEW_v2.0, whole genome shotgun sequence genomic window carries:
- the LOC119293985 gene encoding purine permease 3-like, with translation MATITASASPAMQEAAKTPTASPPRATAASTASPARYRPSPLVIFSACLVLIGAGGPLLLRVYFVHGGQRLWLSALLQISGWPLLLPPLCISLFRGRRHGIANLLLPPRLVVAAAVLGGFYAMSCYVYAMGSQALPLSTSSLLLATQLAFTAVFAFLFVGLRFTPFSANAVLLLIIGPAVLGVGPGAGKPAGVTSKTYWTGFCEGIGAAALAGLVLPLVEVAMERYGRRTGPAARAPPPYSTVMQMQAVMGAAGTMVCVLGMAIKSDFGALRSEAAAFGLGKTNYYLVLVWDAVSWQLLNLGIMGLITCASSLLAGIMIAVLLPLSQILAVMFLHEKFDGPKGIALVLSLWGFASYMYGEKVQQKKVEAQKSELLLQQVASKTEDLELAAP, from the coding sequence ATGGCAACCATAACTGCTAGTGCAAGTCCGGCCATGCAAGAAGCAGCAAAGACGCCAAcggcctcgccgccccgcgccacagCCGCCTCGACAGCTTCGCCGGCTCGCTACAGGCCGTCGCCGCTGGTCATATTCAGCGCCTGCCTCGTCCTAATCGGCGCCGGCGGCCCGCTCTTGCTCCGCGTCTACTTCGTCCACGGCGGGCAACGCCTGTGGCTCTCCGCGCTGCTCCAGATCTCCGGCTGgccgctcctcctcccgcccctgtGCATCTCTCTCTTCCGAGGCCGCCGCCACGGTATCGCCAACCTCCTCCTCCCGCCCCGCCTCGTCGTCGCGGCAGCCGTGCTCGGCGGGTTCTACGCCATGTCATGCTACGTGTATGCGATGGGGTCGCAGGCGCTGCCACTGTCCACGTCGTCGCTGCTGCTGGCGACGCAGCTGGCCTTCACCGCCGTGTTCGCGTTCCTCTTCGTCGGGCTCCGCTTCACACCCTTCTCGGCCAACGCCGTCTTGCTGCTCATAATCGGCCCGGCGGTGCTCGGTGTCGGGCCAGGAGCCGGGAAGCCGGCGGGCGTGACATCCAAGACGTACTGGACCGGGTTCTGCGAGGGCATCGGTGCAGCGGCACTCGCCGGGCTCGTGCTGCCGCTCGTTGAGGTCGCCATGGAGCGGTACGGGCGCCGGACGGGACCCGCTGCGAGGGCGCCGCCTCCCTACTCCACGGTCATGCAGATGCAGGCCGTGATGGGCGCCGCCGGCACGATGGTGTGCGTGCTCGGCATGGCCATTAAGAGCGACTTCGGGGCGCTGCGGAGCGAAGCGGCGGCGTTCGGGCTCGGCAAGACAAACTACTACCTGGTGCTCGTGTGGGACGCCGTGTCGTGGCAGCTGCTCAACCTGGGCATCATGGGGCTCATCACCTGCGCCTCCTCGCTCCTCGCCGGCATCATGATCGCCGTCCTCCTGCCGCTTTCCCAGATCCTCGCCGTCATGTTCCTCCACGAGAAGTTCGACGGGCCAAAGGGCATCGCACTCGTGCTCTCACTCTGGGGCTTCGCCTCCTACATGTATGGGGAGAAGGTCCAGCAGAAGAAGGTGGAGGCGCAGAAGAGCGAGCTGCTGCTGCAGCAGGTGGCGAGCAAAACGGAAGACCTCGAGTTGGCTGCCCCTTGA
- the LOC119292873 gene encoding lysM domain-containing GPI-anchored protein LYP4-like, whose product MTMKRGHGSGRLAGDGDGVFPDPPPAGNREVTCTGSSGATSKPALLEPCASAMDCPVLLSSTLHADLKLAELDALFAADPLAILATKAIDFAAPGPASRILPPGLALRVPVPCACSSGVRKATSVRYVSCPGDTLSRVYGGLTAPDWIRDSNGGVLDADGAVNVGTALLVPLHCVCCNAVPAVYLTYVVDKGDTVPAIVKRYQTTVTDMMSGRGSGRLAGYGSGTFLDKLE is encoded by the coding sequence ATGACGATGAAGCGCGGCCACGGCTCCGGCAGGCTggccggggacggcgacggcgTGTTCCCCGACCCGCCACCAGCCGGAAACCGCGAGGTCACCTGCACGGGGTCGTCCGGCGCCACGTCCAAGCCCGCGCTACTCGAGCCCTGCGCCTCCGCCATGGACTGCCCCGTGCTGCTCTCCTCCACCCTCCACGCCGACCTCAAACTCGCCGAGCTGGACGCGCTCTTCGCCGCCGACCCGCTCGCCATCCTGGCCACCAAAGCCATCGacttcgccgccccgggcccggccAGCCGCATCCTCCCGCCTGGCCTCGCGTTGCGCGTGCCGGTCCCCTGCGCCTGCTCTAGCGGCGTCCGCAAAGCCACCTCCGTCCGCTATGTCTCCTGCCCGGGGGACACACTCTCGCGTGTCTACGGCGGCCTCACCGCCCCGGACTGGATCAGGGACTCCAACGGCGGCGTCCTCGACGCCGACGGTGCCGTCAACGTCGGGACCGCGCTGCTCGTGCCGTTGCACTGCGTGTGCTGTAACGCAGTGCCCGCCGTGTACCTCACGTATGTGGTGGACAAAGGGGACACCGTGCCAGCAATCGTGAAGAGGTACCAGACCACGGTCACCGACATGATGAGCGGGCGCGGCTCCGGCAGGCTGGCCGGCTACGGCTCCGGCACGTTCCTGGACAAGCTCGAGTGA